The Fodinicurvata sp. EGI_FJ10296 genome includes a region encoding these proteins:
- a CDS encoding diacylglycerol kinase family protein: protein MVASPGSVSGAVSGAAAPPDEADEGTVEGAAAGPGGRAVVIVNPRAGPKRSRRLMAAVARLRESIGTVEILETGRPGHATDLARDAVGRASLIIAAGGDGTIAEIVDGMATGAADAGRPVPLLGILPVGTANVLAAELGLTSCETAVERIVTGAVREVRVGIFECVSAAGTVDRRHFMSMVGAGFDADVVASVSPAWKSRMGKAAYALAAIRRLVQPCSLSLRVGLDGGAPVTVASAVICNTHFYGGRFVLAPRARAEDATFQVCLFKKAGRWAALRYMAAMIAGRMPSLDVADYEVVPARDIEVSTDFTSPSAVQADGDFAGWLPIRVWVASSPLRVAA from the coding sequence ATGGTAGCGTCTCCTGGGTCCGTTTCGGGAGCAGTATCGGGCGCTGCGGCCCCACCGGACGAGGCCGACGAAGGGACCGTCGAGGGCGCGGCAGCAGGGCCCGGGGGGAGGGCCGTGGTTATCGTCAACCCCCGGGCCGGACCGAAACGCAGCCGCCGTTTGATGGCGGCCGTCGCCCGTCTGCGCGAAAGTATCGGGACGGTGGAGATCCTGGAAACCGGACGGCCGGGCCATGCCACGGATCTGGCGCGGGATGCGGTGGGCCGGGCGTCGCTGATCATTGCGGCGGGTGGCGATGGGACCATTGCCGAGATCGTCGACGGCATGGCCACGGGCGCCGCAGATGCCGGGCGGCCGGTGCCATTGCTCGGAATTCTACCCGTGGGTACGGCCAATGTTCTTGCGGCCGAACTCGGCCTGACGTCGTGCGAGACGGCGGTCGAGCGGATCGTGACCGGTGCCGTGCGCGAGGTTCGCGTCGGCATTTTCGAGTGTGTGTCGGCGGCGGGAACCGTGGATCGTCGACACTTCATGTCGATGGTCGGCGCAGGGTTCGATGCTGATGTCGTGGCTTCAGTCAGTCCCGCTTGGAAAAGCAGGATGGGCAAAGCCGCCTACGCTCTGGCGGCGATCCGTCGACTCGTGCAGCCATGCTCGCTTTCGCTCCGCGTGGGGCTCGACGGCGGCGCGCCCGTAACGGTGGCGTCGGCCGTCATCTGCAACACGCATTTCTATGGCGGCCGATTCGTCCTTGCACCACGGGCGCGGGCCGAGGACGCGACGTTTCAGGTCTGTCTGTTCAAGAAGGCCGGGCGGTGGGCGGCGCTGAGATATATGGCGGCCATGATCGCTGGCCGAATGCCAAGTCTCGATGTGGCCGACTACGAGGTCGTGCCGGCGCGCGATATTGAGGTTTCAACCGATTTCACGTCACCATCGGCCGTGCAGGCCGATGGTGACTTCGCCGGTTGGCTTCCGATTCGGGTCTGGGTGGCGTCGTCGCCGTTGCGTGTGGCTGCATGA
- a CDS encoding MarR family transcriptional regulator: MGHETASKMASDQSLAESDGLFRQSDDTTVGAVSKTTGGRSTTEADSACADGVPVGRHPQIDWSTLASTLRPENSPGFLLWQVTNLWQRRLRSALERHGLTHVQFVLLAGLAWLEAREANVSQARLAQFCKTDAMMTSQVVRALEREGMIRRASSVADRRARSLQVSDRGAEILNKAMPAVLEADAGFFGCLPDGHAGLVQTLRFLWQNSTTKPSNGSGGGV; the protein is encoded by the coding sequence ATGGGCCATGAGACCGCTTCGAAGATGGCGTCGGATCAATCACTTGCCGAGAGTGATGGTTTATTCCGCCAAAGCGACGATACCACGGTCGGTGCCGTCAGCAAGACGACCGGCGGCCGGTCCACGACCGAGGCCGATTCCGCCTGCGCCGACGGCGTTCCCGTCGGCCGGCACCCACAGATCGACTGGTCGACGCTGGCGAGCACGCTGAGGCCCGAAAACAGCCCCGGATTTCTGCTCTGGCAGGTGACGAATTTATGGCAGAGGCGGTTGCGCTCGGCGCTGGAGCGTCATGGCCTGACCCATGTTCAGTTTGTTCTCCTGGCGGGACTGGCGTGGCTGGAAGCCCGCGAAGCCAATGTCAGCCAGGCCCGGTTGGCGCAGTTCTGCAAAACCGATGCGATGATGACCAGCCAGGTGGTGCGTGCGCTGGAGCGCGAGGGAATGATCCGCCGCGCATCCAGCGTTGCCGATCGCCGGGCCCGGTCGCTGCAGGTGTCAGACCGGGGGGCGGAAATTCTCAACAAGGCGATGCCGGCCGTTCTCGAGGCTGACGCCGGTTTCTTCGGTTGCCTGCCTGATGGCCATGCCGGTCTGGTGCAGACGCTGCGGTTCCTCTGGCAGAATTCCACCACCAAGCCGTCAAACGGGTCCGGCGGCGGAGTGTGA
- a CDS encoding DUF2306 domain-containing protein, whose translation MTLTPILQSTLAIQLHVLAAAIATVLGIIQFAGIKGTIVHRILGYGWVTAMAIVAISSFWIFEFRFIGLWSPIHLLSIGVLVALPFAVLHARRGRIDDHRSAMIWMFAGALAVAGFFTFLPGRIMHAVLFGG comes from the coding sequence ATGACACTGACACCGATCCTCCAATCCACCCTCGCCATTCAACTTCACGTTTTGGCCGCCGCGATTGCGACAGTGCTGGGCATCATCCAGTTCGCCGGCATCAAGGGGACGATCGTCCACCGCATCCTCGGCTATGGCTGGGTGACGGCAATGGCCATCGTGGCGATCTCGAGTTTCTGGATATTCGAATTCCGGTTCATCGGGCTGTGGAGTCCGATCCATCTGCTGTCGATCGGCGTCCTGGTCGCTCTGCCTTTTGCCGTCCTGCATGCCCGACGGGGCCGAATCGATGACCACCGCTCGGCCATGATCTGGATGTTCGCCGGTGCGCTGGCTGTCGCGGGATTTTTCACCTTCCTGCCGGGCCGGATTATGCACGCGGTCCTGTTCGGCGGCTGA
- the hisS gene encoding histidine--tRNA ligase, with the protein MAETRIVKPRPVSGFPEWLPEQKIVENRLLAIIREEFERHGFAQIETPAVENREILSAKGVVDKEIYGLSRLAAAEGEDASTDLALHFDLTVPLARYVAQHFGSLTFPFRRYQMQKVWRGERPQAGRFREFYQCDIDIVGNGSLSTLNDAEIPCVIHAIFSRAGIGDFVIRMNNRKVLQGFIRSLGLEDAKLPDALRVIDELEKIGAEAVARQLGERTGLDGPAVDRLLRFITEAPDPADLASLCDDPLFLEGARDVGELFSALADLGLPESAYVFDPSIARGLDYYTGTVYETRLAALPEIGSICSGGRYDDLASTFTRQRLPGVGISIGLTRMLARLFDAGILRTGPQTPAPVLVTVMNRDYLSASLGLAATLRNAGIATELFTEPKKIGDQLKYAAKKGFAVAVIAGETELAEGRVQVKALATGDQMTVPRADMADLVARIIAGGIQEGS; encoded by the coding sequence ATGGCAGAGACCAGGATCGTCAAACCGCGGCCCGTGAGCGGCTTTCCGGAATGGCTGCCGGAGCAGAAGATCGTCGAGAATCGTCTGCTCGCGATTATCCGCGAGGAGTTCGAGCGGCACGGCTTTGCCCAGATCGAAACGCCGGCGGTCGAGAACCGGGAAATCCTGTCCGCAAAGGGGGTGGTCGACAAGGAAATCTATGGCTTGTCACGCCTCGCCGCCGCAGAGGGCGAAGATGCCTCCACCGATCTGGCGCTGCATTTCGATCTGACCGTTCCGCTCGCCCGCTATGTCGCCCAGCATTTCGGCAGCCTCACATTTCCATTCCGCCGCTACCAGATGCAAAAGGTCTGGCGCGGCGAGCGGCCACAGGCCGGACGCTTTCGCGAATTCTATCAGTGCGACATCGACATCGTCGGCAACGGATCGCTCAGCACGCTTAACGACGCCGAAATCCCGTGCGTCATCCATGCGATCTTCAGCCGGGCGGGAATCGGCGACTTCGTCATTCGCATGAACAACCGCAAGGTCCTGCAGGGCTTCATCCGTTCACTCGGCCTTGAAGATGCAAAACTGCCCGATGCCCTGCGGGTCATCGACGAACTGGAGAAAATCGGCGCCGAGGCGGTTGCCCGGCAACTCGGCGAGCGCACCGGACTGGACGGCCCGGCCGTCGACCGATTGCTTCGCTTCATCACCGAGGCGCCGGACCCCGCCGACCTGGCCTCGCTGTGCGACGATCCCCTCTTTCTGGAAGGGGCAAGGGATGTCGGCGAACTTTTCTCCGCGCTCGCCGATCTCGGCCTGCCGGAATCGGCCTATGTCTTCGACCCGTCGATCGCCCGCGGCCTCGACTACTATACCGGCACCGTCTATGAGACACGATTGGCGGCGCTGCCGGAGATCGGCAGCATCTGCTCCGGCGGCCGATACGACGATCTTGCCTCGACCTTTACGCGGCAGAGACTTCCCGGCGTCGGTATCTCCATCGGCCTGACCCGCATGCTCGCCCGGCTGTTCGATGCCGGCATCCTGAGAACCGGACCCCAGACACCGGCGCCGGTCCTGGTGACGGTGATGAACCGCGACTATCTGTCCGCATCGCTCGGTCTGGCGGCAACGCTGAGGAACGCCGGAATCGCCACCGAACTGTTCACCGAGCCGAAGAAGATCGGCGACCAGTTGAAATACGCGGCGAAGAAGGGGTTCGCGGTCGCCGTCATTGCCGGTGAGACCGAACTGGCCGAGGGGCGTGTGCAGGTCAAGGCGTTGGCCACTGGCGATCAGATGACGGTTCCGCGCGCCGATATGGCCGACCTCGTCGCGCGCATCATCGCGGGAGGTATTCAGGAGGGCAGCTAA
- a CDS encoding Lrp/AsnC ligand binding domain-containing protein codes for MVRELDAIDRRILTELQADGRISNVELSRRVNLSPTPCLERVRRLERDGFITGYTATLDPRLMDAGLTVVVEVRLEKTSNEVFERFQRRVAEIPEIMECFMMAGVYDYLLKIRIRDMDEYRALLGGVLVSLPGVRSTNTYVVMEEVKASNRIPVREG; via the coding sequence ATGGTACGGGAACTGGATGCGATCGACCGGCGGATCCTGACGGAACTGCAGGCCGACGGGCGCATATCGAACGTCGAATTGTCCCGCCGGGTCAATCTCAGCCCCACCCCATGTCTGGAGCGCGTCCGGCGCCTGGAGCGTGACGGATTCATTACCGGCTACACCGCGACACTTGACCCCCGCTTGATGGATGCCGGCCTGACCGTCGTCGTCGAGGTCCGTCTGGAGAAGACGAGCAATGAGGTCTTCGAACGGTTTCAGCGGCGTGTTGCCGAGATACCCGAAATCATGGAGTGCTTCATGATGGCCGGTGTCTATGATTACCTGCTCAAGATCCGGATCCGCGACATGGATGAGTATCGCGCGTTGCTCGGGGGAGTGCTGGTCTCGCTGCCGGGGGTGCGGTCGACGAATACCTATGTGGTGATGGAGGAAGTCAAGGCCAGCAACCGCATCCCGGTCCGGGAAGGGTGA
- a CDS encoding alpha/beta hydrolase-fold protein, producing the protein MRSALILSTALVIVAAPAFAQSVERVTFDSETLDREFSYTVYLPEGYESGDLDYSVLYLLHGANGNEQNWVTSGRVVPTLNELIDEGTLPPMIVVMPGGGNNWWADGNDEMMQTAFFDDLIPHVEDTYQAITEREGRMVAGLSAGGFGTVNYVLQFPDMFIASAALSPAVYDPTPPSHSSAHRSVVFQTDGSFDQEVWDSLNWPTFIDDYLEQDTVVPMYINSGDHDTFDIAYHAAVFYQAMREHQPGAVEYRVVDGDHEWHVWRDSIGDAMVYMTQYASWPRAN; encoded by the coding sequence ATGCGTTCAGCCTTGATACTCTCTACTGCGCTCGTCATCGTTGCGGCTCCGGCTTTTGCGCAATCGGTGGAACGGGTTACATTCGACTCAGAGACCCTGGATCGCGAGTTCAGCTATACTGTCTATCTTCCCGAAGGATACGAGAGCGGCGACCTGGACTATTCCGTTCTATACCTGCTTCACGGCGCCAACGGCAACGAGCAGAACTGGGTCACCAGCGGCCGCGTCGTTCCCACGCTGAACGAATTGATCGATGAAGGCACCCTGCCGCCGATGATCGTCGTCATGCCGGGCGGCGGCAACAACTGGTGGGCGGACGGCAATGACGAGATGATGCAGACCGCCTTCTTCGACGATCTCATCCCCCATGTCGAGGACACCTATCAGGCGATCACCGAGCGGGAGGGCCGCATGGTGGCCGGGCTGTCCGCCGGCGGCTTCGGTACGGTCAACTACGTGCTGCAGTTTCCGGATATGTTCATCGCATCCGCAGCCCTCAGCCCGGCGGTTTACGATCCGACGCCGCCAAGCCACTCCTCGGCCCACCGGTCGGTCGTCTTCCAGACCGATGGTTCCTTCGATCAGGAAGTCTGGGACAGCCTGAACTGGCCGACCTTCATCGACGACTATCTGGAACAGGATACCGTCGTCCCGATGTATATCAATTCCGGCGACCACGACACGTTCGATATCGCATATCACGCTGCCGTTTTCTATCAGGCGATGCGCGAACATCAACCCGGCGCCGTGGAATATCGTGTGGTCGACGGCGACCATGAATGGCATGTCTGGCGCGACTCGATCGGTGACGCCATGGTCTATATGACCCAATACGCCAGCTGGCCCCGCGCCAACTGA
- the murB gene encoding UDP-N-acetylmuramate dehydrogenase, with amino-acid sequence MSEHASRPPTPRKGPTELPSVTEDFRLDGCNTFGLRATSRYAVAVDSEDALAAVLTDPVHGGLDRRVIGGGSNVILRERYDGLTVLMRVRGRRLIDERPDAWIVEAAAGEDWHDFVGWTVAAGYPGLENLALIPGTVGAAPVQNIGAYGVELADRFDSLRAYDRETGDFVRMDHAECRFAYRDSVFKHQPDRYVVTAVRVRLPRPWQPVTTYADLRARFAGGGADDPSPREIFDAVVAVRRSKLPDPAVLGNAGSFFQNPVVDAAAFDRLVAQWPDISGHRQADGRVKLSAAWLIDRCGFKGARSGPVGVFDRHALVLVNHGGAAFSDVMALADRIVAAVCDRFGIVLVREPLVL; translated from the coding sequence ATGAGTGAGCACGCCTCCAGGCCGCCGACGCCCCGCAAAGGGCCGACCGAATTGCCTTCCGTGACAGAGGATTTTCGTCTCGACGGCTGCAATACCTTCGGCCTGCGCGCGACCAGCCGTTATGCCGTCGCTGTCGACAGCGAAGACGCGCTGGCGGCGGTGCTGACGGATCCGGTCCATGGCGGCCTCGATCGGCGCGTGATCGGCGGCGGCAGCAACGTGATCCTTAGGGAGCGCTATGACGGCTTGACGGTGTTGATGCGCGTGCGGGGACGCCGCCTGATCGATGAACGGCCCGATGCCTGGATCGTCGAGGCCGCTGCAGGCGAGGATTGGCACGATTTCGTCGGCTGGACGGTCGCGGCCGGATATCCGGGGCTGGAGAATCTGGCCCTGATTCCCGGTACCGTCGGCGCGGCGCCGGTGCAGAATATCGGTGCCTATGGCGTTGAACTGGCGGACCGGTTCGATTCTCTGCGCGCCTATGATCGAGAAACCGGCGACTTCGTCCGAATGGATCACGCCGAATGCCGCTTTGCCTATCGCGACAGCGTGTTCAAGCACCAGCCCGACAGATATGTCGTGACAGCGGTAAGAGTCCGCTTGCCCCGTCCGTGGCAGCCGGTCACGACCTATGCGGATCTGCGGGCGCGCTTTGCCGGCGGTGGCGCGGACGACCCGTCGCCGCGGGAGATTTTCGACGCTGTAGTGGCGGTCAGACGTTCCAAGCTTCCCGACCCCGCCGTCCTCGGCAATGCCGGCAGCTTCTTCCAGAACCCGGTGGTCGATGCCGCGGCGTTCGACCGCCTGGTCGCGCAGTGGCCCGATATCTCCGGCCACCGGCAGGCCGACGGCCGGGTCAAGCTGTCGGCGGCGTGGTTGATCGATCGATGCGGCTTCAAGGGTGCCCGAAGTGGTCCCGTCGGCGTGTTCGACCGCCACGCTCTGGTGCTGGTCAACCATGGCGGCGCGGCCTTTTCCGATGTCATGGCGCTGGCCGACAGAATCGTTGCTGCGGTCTGCGATCGCTTTGGCATCGTTCTGGTGCGGGAACCGCTCGTGCTGTGA
- a CDS encoding fumarylacetoacetate hydrolase family protein, protein MDTTDTVTTLADAILDARRTGRRIPSSAVTDAEPSVAEAYAIQARVLAGIGPAGGFKAGRTSPDDHPSVAPIPQSMIRRNGATFTANELGACGIELEVGFLIDRPLPSADSSDFEKRLRDCVRPCPALEVVDSRFETFTKTPPGLKLADNQLGAGAVIGEPVDDWRPEDLCEPSVTLAFDGKTIVEGPRPVPGGSAFGTLAGFIQAAALHKYTIRPGQIVITGSLSGMDFIEPGTRVEGSIAGLGTVTLTFAPG, encoded by the coding sequence ATGGACACGACCGACACCGTCACGACACTGGCCGACGCCATTCTGGATGCACGGCGTACCGGTCGCCGCATCCCTTCTTCGGCGGTGACGGATGCCGAGCCGAGCGTGGCCGAGGCCTATGCGATCCAGGCCCGGGTACTGGCCGGGATCGGACCGGCAGGCGGCTTCAAGGCTGGCCGGACGTCCCCCGACGACCATCCGTCGGTCGCGCCAATTCCGCAATCGATGATCCGCAGGAACGGCGCGACATTCACAGCGAACGAACTGGGCGCGTGCGGGATCGAGCTGGAAGTCGGCTTTCTGATCGACCGGCCGCTGCCATCGGCTGATTCATCCGATTTCGAGAAACGGCTTCGGGACTGCGTCCGGCCCTGCCCGGCACTCGAAGTCGTCGACAGCCGGTTCGAGACGTTCACCAAAACGCCGCCAGGGCTGAAACTCGCCGATAATCAACTCGGAGCCGGCGCGGTCATCGGCGAGCCGGTGGACGACTGGCGTCCGGAAGATCTGTGCGAACCGTCGGTCACCCTCGCCTTCGACGGCAAAACGATCGTGGAAGGGCCGCGCCCCGTGCCGGGCGGCAGCGCCTTCGGCACTCTGGCCGGATTCATCCAGGCCGCCGCGTTGCACAAATACACCATCCGCCCCGGCCAGATCGTCATCACCGGATCGTTGAGCGGCATGGACTTCATCGAACCCGGCACGCGGGTCGAAGGCAGCATCGCCGGCCTGGGAACCGTGACCCTGACTTTCGCGCCCGGCTGA